In the genome of Zobellia nedashkovskayae, the window AACGCGGACCAATTGTTTACTGTATTGAGTCACCAGATTTACCAAAAAACACTGATATTCTAGATGTTTATTTTAATGGGAATAAAAGCTTGAAACCAACTTACCATTCTGATTTTTTAGGAGGAATAACTACACTAGAAGGAGAAATATTAATACGAAAAGATAAAGGCGAAGGCATTTACAGGGCAGTCCAAAAACCTAAATGGACGCCACATAAAACTCAACTTGTACCCTATTTTGCTTGGAGCAATAGAGGACAGGCAGAAATGACCGTTTTCATGCCGGTAGTCTGGAATGATTAGGACAAAATATTAAAGAAAACGGCATTAAATAAACTGAAAAATCAAAAACATCACTTTTAACAAAACTAATAACTATGGCAATTCACTTTAATCATTTTAAACTATTTCTATTCGGCGCAATCTTGTCTGTAACGACCATCGGACTAGGGCAAGAAACGCGTCCTAATATCCTTGTTGTTCTATGCGACGACCTCGGTTATGCTGATGTTGGTTTTAACGGCTCTACGGATATTACAACACCGGAACTTGATAAATTAGCTCAGAACGGTTCAATATTTACTTCCGCCTATGTTGCTCATCCTTTCTGCGGTCCAAGCCGATCTGCAATAATGACCGGCAGATACCCTCACTTAACTGGTACCGCTTACAACCTGTTTCACAACAGTAGTGAAAATGACGACGATAATATGGGTATTCCTGTAGAGGAGACTTATATGGCCAAAGTCTTGCAAAAAGCAGGATATTACACCAGCGCTATTGGAAAGTGGCATCTAGGATCAGCTCCAAAATTTCACCCTAACAAAAGAGGGTTCGATAATTTTTATGGATTTTTAGGCGGAGGTCACGATTATTTTCCAAATGAATATAACAAGACCTACGATGTTCAAATGCAATCTGGGAATAAGAATATTAGAGATTATGTATTTCCAATGGAGCATAACGGGAAACCTGCCAACGAAACAGAATATATAACCGATGGCTTTTCTCGCGAGGCTAGCAATGATATTAAAATAGCCGCTAAAAAGAAACAACCTTTCTTTATTTACCTTGCCTACAATGCACCACACGTACCACTTCAAGCCAAGGCTGAAGACATTGCTAAGTTTTCCAATATAGAAGACAAAGACCGAAGAACCTACGCTGCCATGGTTTATGCAGTAGACCGCGGTGTTGGAAAAATTGTAGAGACTTTAAAAGAAACGAACCAGTTAGATAATACCTTGATCGTTTTCTTAAGCGACAATGGAGGAAACTTTGATCATGGTGCTAGTAACTATCCTTTAAAAGGAACTAAAGGTGATACTTGGGAAGGTGGTTACCGGGTACCTATGTTTTTTCATTGGCCAAAAAAAATCAAAAAAGAACAGCGTTTTGATTTCCCTGTTACTGCACTTGACCTCTACCCTACTTTTACCATTCTTGCTGAAGCGAAACTTCCAGAAGACAAGAAACTTGATGGCAAAAACATTATGGATGATGTATTACAAAATACAGAACCCTACAAAGATGATTTGATTTATTCTTTGCGATACCGTGAAGGTTACAATGATGTGGGTGCAAGACTAGGCGATTGGAAAATTACCAGAATGGGTAATGAACCTTGGAACCTGCATAACATAACAGAGGACATAGGTGAAAAGAAAAACCTAGCAGGCCGTTACCCAGAACGTTTAAAGGATATGATAGCCAGAACCGAAGAATGGACAAAGAGCTTTGTAAAGCCTTTATGGTACTATTCGGTAAAGGATAAAGAGTTATGGGAGAATGGTCAAATGCCAGATTACGATGCTACTTTTGAAGTAGACAAACTAGTTGATAGTCCTTATCAGAAATAAGCGCTATAGTCACTAAATAAAAAGAGCCCCGTATGTACGGGGCTCTTTTGTTTTATAAAGAATATTGTATTCTATTTTGCTACGTTCACTGAACGGGTTTCCCTAATTACGGTAACTTTTACCTGTCCAGGATAGGTCATATCTGTCTGTATTTTCTGTGAAATCTCAAAAGACAACTGAGCCGCTTTCTCATCATTAACTTTTTCACTTTCAACAATTACCCTTAGTTCACGTCCTGCTTGAATAGCGTAGGCCTTTTGAACTCCTCCAAAACTGAAAGCAACCTCTTCAAGGTCTTTAAGACGTTGAATGTATGAATCCAACACTTGTCTACGTGCTCCTGGTCTTGCTCCGCTAATAGCATCACACACCTGAACGATTGGCGCAATAAGTGTCTTCATTTCTATTTCATCGTGGTGAGCACCAATGGCGTTACATACGTCTGGTTTTTCACCATACTTCTCAGCCCACTGCATACCTAAAATAGCATGTGGTGTTTCTACCTCAGCTTCAGTATTTGGAACTTTACCTATATCGTGTAAAAGTCCTGCTCGTTTAGCCAACTTAGGGTTTAGTCCAAGCTCTGCTGCCATTACCCCACATAATTTAGCAACCTCTCTGGAGTGTTGTAATAAGTTTTGTCCGTAAGAAGAACGGTATTTCATTCGGCCAATGGCACGAACCAATTCTGGATGCAAACCATGAACACCTAAATCAATAACGGTACGTTTCCCTACCTCTACGATTTCTTGTTCTATTTGATTCTCTGTCTTTTTAACTATTTCCTCTATACGTGCCGGGTGTATTCTACCGTCCGTTACTAGCTTGTGCAAAGAAAGCCTTGCAACTTCACGACGAACAGAATCAAAACAAGAAAGAATAATAGCTTCTGGCGTGTCATCTACAATAATTTCAACACCTGTAGCTGCTTCTAAAGCACGGATATTTCTACCCTCTCTACCAATGATCCTACCTTTAACATCATCAGATTCCAAGTTAAAAACAGATACACAGTTTTCTACCGCTTCTTCTGTTCCTATACGTTGAATTGTATTTATAATGATTTTCTTGGCTTCTTGTTGAGCGGTTAATTTAGCCTCCTCTACCGTAGTTTGGATATAGGCCATTGCATCTGTCTTTGCCGTTTCTTTAAGCGACTCCATCAATTGCCCTTTTGCATCATCTGCTGAAAGACCAGAGATAACTTCTAGCTGCTGTACTTGGTTTTTGTGAAGCTTTTCTAGTTCACTTTGCTTCTTTTCAAGAAACTCTTCTTTATGGGTAACTTCTTTTAACTTACCGTCAAGTTGGATGTTGAGTTTTTTGCTTTTTGCCAATTCATTGCTAACCTGAGACTCTTTATCACGAGTACGTTTTTCGGCCTCACCAATTTTCTTGTCTTTATTAACAATGACTTTTTCGTGCTCCGCCTTTAACTCTAGAAACTTTTCTTTGGCCTGAAAAATTTTGTCTTTCTTAATGTTTTCTCCTTCCGATTTGGCGGAACTGATTATCGTATTCGCCTCGCTTTTGGCATTGGAAAGGGTTTTTGATGCTTTTCCCTTTTCCATAAATTTTGCGATGGCAAATCCAATCGCAAGGCCGACGATGCCGGCTATTATAAGTGTTGCACTATCCATATATCTAACAATTTAGGTTTGAACGTGCTTAAGAACTTAGAGCTGTACATGAAAAATGTTGTACCGACCACAGTTGCTCAAACAAATCCATAAAAAAAGCCCACATCAGAGAAGTTTTGTACAAACTCCAATAAACAGGTTTAGGGCTACAAGACTGATCAAGAATCCCTATACGAGTAGGGCCCGCTTTTACAATCTACACTCACCCTTTTTAAACAAAATAAATGTTGAGTTTGTCAAAAGGTAATACCAATGTGGGCAGTAACTTATGTATTTTAAAGAACGTATTTATTTTATACCAAGCTTTGAAGTAACCAAATCATCTAACGCTTTTAGGCGTTCAGTTGCATTTAAGGTTCCTTCGGATTGATCAATACCACGCTGCTCTATTTTAGATGCAAATTGTAAGGCACACATGGCCAAAACATCTTGTTTATCCCGCACCGCGTAACTCTGTTCAAACTTTTTTGCCAATTGCTCAATGTTCTTCGCTGCCTTTCGCAAGCCTTCTTCTTGGCTTGGATCGATAGTCAAAGGATACACCCTATCCGCTATGGAAAGCTTAATTTTTAGCTTTTCTGACATTTTATCTTTTGAACATTATTCTGAAAGTTGCGCTATGCAATAGTCCAACTCCCTGATCAATGTATTTATTTTAAGCTTAGCTTCAGTTTTATTTGTATTACTGCCAAGCATTGAGTTTGCGAGCTTCAACGAGTTGTATTTCTCTTCCCACATAGAAACGGAATCCAACACTTTGCCCTTGTCCTCTTTAATTTCATTAAGCTCCTCTTGCAATCTAGTGTTGGATTGGTGAAGCACCTCCAACTTATGCAAAAGCTTGCTTATTTTATTCTCTAAAGAGTCTACGACTTTGACTAATTCACTCATAAATCAAACGCAATGCATTTTACACAAAGTTAACATACCTGCCATTACTTAGCAATACTTTTTTGAATTATTCTTCAAGTAATACTTTAAGGCCTTAAATAACGTTGGTTAAAGAAGATGTGTCATTTTTCGTGCTAGATATTTTCAAGAATTCAAACCGTTTGGCTAATTTCGTATCACTGTCCAAAAAATTATGAGAAAACTTTTTGTAGGCTTTTTATTATTCATAACCGCTATTGGTATCGCCCAAGAGAAATATCCGCAGGATGCGTTTAGATCTCCGGTAGACATTCCGCTAGTTCTTGCGGGTACATTTGGCGAACTGCGTTCAAACCATTTTCACTCTGGTATTGATATTAAAACCGAGCAACGTGAAGGACTGCCCATCTACGCCATTGCAGACGGTAGCGTTACCCGTGTTAAAGTCTCTCATTGGGGCTACGGAAAAGTACTATACATTGCACATCCAAATGGCTACACCTCTGTTTACGGGCATCTTCAGAAATTTGCACCTAAAATTCAAGAATTTGTAAAAAAGCTACAGTACAAGAAAAAATTATACGAGGTTGAAGATTTTCCTGAATATGCCGAAATAAAAGTTGAAAAAGGGGAAATTATCGCCTACGGCGGAAATACCGGAGGATCTTCTGGCCCGCACCTTCATTTTGAAATTAGAAGCAGTATCTCGGAAAAACCTACAAACCCTCTACTCTACGGTTTTGATGTTAGAGATGCTACAAATCCTACATTACAGAAAATATACGGTTTCCCTTTATCTGATGATGCCCAAATCAA includes:
- the rny gene encoding ribonuclease Y, translated to MDSATLIIAGIVGLAIGFAIAKFMEKGKASKTLSNAKSEANTIISSAKSEGENIKKDKIFQAKEKFLELKAEHEKVIVNKDKKIGEAEKRTRDKESQVSNELAKSKKLNIQLDGKLKEVTHKEEFLEKKQSELEKLHKNQVQQLEVISGLSADDAKGQLMESLKETAKTDAMAYIQTTVEEAKLTAQQEAKKIIINTIQRIGTEEAVENCVSVFNLESDDVKGRIIGREGRNIRALEAATGVEIIVDDTPEAIILSCFDSVRREVARLSLHKLVTDGRIHPARIEEIVKKTENQIEQEIVEVGKRTVIDLGVHGLHPELVRAIGRMKYRSSYGQNLLQHSREVAKLCGVMAAELGLNPKLAKRAGLLHDIGKVPNTEAEVETPHAILGMQWAEKYGEKPDVCNAIGAHHDEIEMKTLIAPIVQVCDAISGARPGARRQVLDSYIQRLKDLEEVAFSFGGVQKAYAIQAGRELRVIVESEKVNDEKAAQLSFEISQKIQTDMTYPGQVKVTVIRETRSVNVAK
- a CDS encoding sulfatase-like hydrolase/transferase yields the protein MAIHFNHFKLFLFGAILSVTTIGLGQETRPNILVVLCDDLGYADVGFNGSTDITTPELDKLAQNGSIFTSAYVAHPFCGPSRSAIMTGRYPHLTGTAYNLFHNSSENDDDNMGIPVEETYMAKVLQKAGYYTSAIGKWHLGSAPKFHPNKRGFDNFYGFLGGGHDYFPNEYNKTYDVQMQSGNKNIRDYVFPMEHNGKPANETEYITDGFSREASNDIKIAAKKKQPFFIYLAYNAPHVPLQAKAEDIAKFSNIEDKDRRTYAAMVYAVDRGVGKIVETLKETNQLDNTLIVFLSDNGGNFDHGASNYPLKGTKGDTWEGGYRVPMFFHWPKKIKKEQRFDFPVTALDLYPTFTILAEAKLPEDKKLDGKNIMDDVLQNTEPYKDDLIYSLRYREGYNDVGARLGDWKITRMGNEPWNLHNITEDIGEKKNLAGRYPERLKDMIARTEEWTKSFVKPLWYYSVKDKELWENGQMPDYDATFEVDKLVDSPYQK
- a CDS encoding cell division protein ZapA; the encoded protein is MSEKLKIKLSIADRVYPLTIDPSQEEGLRKAAKNIEQLAKKFEQSYAVRDKQDVLAMCALQFASKIEQRGIDQSEGTLNATERLKALDDLVTSKLGIK